TGAGACCAGCTACAACGCGGTCATCCGGAAGAACACGATCCGGCGGAACAACTGGGTCGAGGGCCGCAGGGAAGCCACAGCGGGCGACAGCTTCCCGTTCGCGACCGTCTACGTGTCGGAGTCCGGCGGCGAGCCACGGGTCCGAGCCCGTACGGACAAGATCGAGGTCTATCGGAACGTACTGGAGAACAACTGGTCCGGGATCACCCTGTGGGAGAACGCCGACCGGTTCTGCAACAGCCCGGCCAACACCTCGTCCGGTGACTGCACCCTGCTGGTGAAGGACACCGACCGCTGCGCCCGGCCGGCGATCGCGAAGGCGCCGCTCTACGCCGACTGCCGGTGGAAGACCCAGCGGGTGGACATCCACGACAACCGCTTCGTGCTGGACAAGTCCGTCGTCAAGTGCACGGAGAAGTGCGACCGCATGGCGGTCCTCGCCAACTACGGCACCTACCCGGACTGGTCGCCGTACCAGGGCGAGAAGGTGGCCGAGGCGATCACCCACAAGCAGGACAACCGCTGGCACGACAACGTCTACCTCGGACCGTGGAAGTTCGTCGCCCAGGACACGAGCCGGGTGATCGACTTCGGGGAGTGGCAGGGCGAGCGCCACCGGCAGGACGCGGGCAGCACCCTCGACCCACGGGCCGGTGGTTGAGATGGGCACGCAGTACGGCGCGGAACCGCGCCCCGCCGGCACACCGAAGGCCGTCGGAATCGTCTGGGGGCTGCTGGTCCTCAACACGCTCGGCTCCGCCGGGGCGAAGACCATCGTCCCGCTGCCCCGCTCCCTCATCCAGATGGTCACCATGGGCGCGCTGGTCGCCGCGTTCGCGCTGGCGCTCGCGCTCAATCGCCGGCTGCGCATCCGGGCCAGCGCCTATGTGCTCCTGCTCACCCTGCTGCTGGTGCCGAGCGTGATCTCCAGCGTGTACCTGGAGTCCGGGTTCGGCGCGCTGTTCCGCTGCGCCCGGCTGGCCCTCTTCGTCGGCACGCTGTGGCTGCTCAGCCGCTGGTGGGACGGCGGCCTGACGTTCGTCAGGCACCACATCCGGATGTACTTCGCGGTGCTCGGATCGGTGGCCGCCGGCCTGGCCATCTCACCGGGCGCGGCCCTGCCCGACCTCTACGGCGGGCGCCTCGTCGGCGCGTTGTGGCCGCTCACCCCGCCGCAGATCGGACAGTACGCCGCGGTGATCATCGGGCTCACCGTGCTGCTCGTACTGGGCCGCAGAACCGACCGGGCCGGCGCGGCGGTGGTCATCGTGCCGTCACTCGTCCTGCTCGCGTTGACCCACACCCGGACGGCCACGCTCGGCCTGTTCATCGGCCTTGCGCTGGCGATCGGCTCGCTCATCCTGACCAGCGCCGCCGCCCGCCGGTTCTTCACCTGGACGGTGCTGTGCGCCACGGTGGCCGCGGTGGGGTTCAGCTCCGCGCTCCAGGCGTGGTTCCTGCGCGGACAGAGCCAGGAGAACTTCTCCAACCTCACCGGTCGGGCCAAGGTCTGGGAGGCCCTGCTGGCAGCGCCCCGGACGACCGCGGAGAAGGTGTTCGGCATGGGCCTGGGCGACAAGTCGTTCGGCGGGCTGCCGATCGACAACAGCTGGCTGGCCGTTTACCAGGAACAGGGTCTGATCGGCGTCGCCCTGGTGGCGGCGATCATCATCGTCCTGGGCGGCGTCGCGTTGCTGCGGCCACCGTCGCTGGAGAGGGCCTGCGCGATCTTCCTGATCAGCTACTGCGCGATCGCGTCGTACACCGAGGCCGGCCTTGGCGACGCCTCGCCGTATCTGCTGCATCTGGCCCTGGCCGCCTCGCTGTTGGCGGCACCGGCCGTGACCGCTCCTGTCGCGATGCCCGAAGTCCCGCGACGACACATCCCGCGCTGGGCCCGTAGATCGGAGGTGATCTGAGCATGTACGTCCTCGTGGTGCACAACCGCTACGCCTCGGCGCAGCCGAGCGGGGAGAACAAGGTCGTCGACCAGGAGGTGGAGCTGCTGCGCGCGGCCGGCCACCGGGTCGAGGTGTTCGAGCGGCGCAGCGACGACATCGCCGCCCGGTCTCTGCTCGGCAAGGTCGCGGTGCCGCTGCTCGTACCGTGGAACCCGGGGGTCCGCGCGGAACTCGCCGCCCGGCTGCGCACCGACCGGCCGGACGTGGTCCACGTCCACAACGTCTTCCCGCTTCTGTCGCCCGCCGTGCTGGCCGCCTGCGCCGACGCCGGGGTGCCCGCCGTCGCCACGCTGCACAACTACACCCAGATCTGCCCGCCCGGCACGCTGCAGCGGGACGGCCTGCCGTGCACCGAGTGTGTCGGGTCGACGCCGCTGCCCGCAGTCCGGCACGGCTGCTACCGCAGCTCCCGCCTTGCGACGGTGCCGCTCGCGGTCAGCCTGTCGGTCAACCGGCGGCGGTGGTGGTCCGGCGTGGAGCGGTTCTTCTGCATCTCCGCGGCACAGCGCGACGTCCTGGTGCGGGCCGGCATGCCGGCCGAGCGGCTGGTGGTGAAGCACAACTTCGTGCCCGACCCGGACGACCGCCGATCAGGCGAGGGCGAGCATCTGCTCTTCCTCGGCCGGCTCGCGGAGGCCAAGGGCGTACGGCTGCTCATGTCCGCGTGGGACGAGATCGCGGCGAGCGGCGGTCTGGGCGTACCGCTCGTGATCGCCGGCACGGGGCCACTGGAGCGAGAGGTGACCGCCTGGGCGGCGGGCCGGGACGACGTCCGCTACGTCGGCCTGTTGGACCCGGCGGAGTGCCGGAAGGCCGTCGCGCGGTCGGTCGCCGTGGTGGCTCCCTCGACCTGGCTGGAGGCGTTCGGCCTGGTGGTCGTGGAGGCGATGGCGGCGGGGGTCCCGGTCGTCGCCGCCGGTCACGGCGCCTTCGTCGAACTCGTCGAGGACGGGGTGACCGGACTGCTGCACCGGCCGGGCGAGTCGGCCTCGCTCGCGTCCTGCATACGCCGGATCGCGGCCGAGCCGGCCCTGGGCCGGGAGATGGGCGAGGCGGCCCGGCGCCGTTACGAGCGGGGCTTCAGCCCGGCCGTCGGGCTGAAGCGCCTGGTGGAGGAGTACCGCACCGCGATCGTGGGGCGGACGAAATCAATGGGGGACAGTAGATGACACGATGCCGACTCTGCGGCTCGGAAGCCATGGCGAGCGTCGTCGATCTCGGGGCGACGCCACCGTGTGAGAGCTTTCTCGCCGCGGACCAACTGGATCAGCCGGAGCCGGCGTACCCGCTGCACCTGCGGGTCTGCACCGACTGCTGGCTGGCGCAGATCCCGCCGCTGATCACGCCGGAGGAGACGTTCAAGGAGTACGCGTACTTCTCCTCGTACTCGACCTCCTGGGTGGAGCACGCGCGCACGTTCGTCGCCGACGCCGTACAGCGCCTCGCTCTCGACTCCGACGGCTCCGATGCCTTCGTGGTCGAGGTCGCGAGCAACGACGGGTACCTGCTGAGGCACGTGGTGGACCGCGGGATCCGCTGCCTGGGCATCGAGCCGTCGGTGAACGTCGGCGCGTCGGCGCGGGACGCGGGTGTGCCCACGCTCACGGAGTTCCTGGACCCGGCCACCGGAGCAGCCGTCCGCGAAGAGCACGGCCCGGCGGACCTGGTCGTGGCCAACAACGTGTACGCGCACATCCCCGACGTCGTCGGTTTCACCCAGGGGCTGCGCGCCCTGGTCGCCGACGACGGCTGGGTCTCCATCGAGGTGCAGCACCTGCTGACCCTGATCGAGGAGAACCAGTACGACACGATCTACCACGAGCACTTCCAGTACTACACGGTCGCGTCCGCGACCCGGGCCCTGGCGAGCGGCGGACTCGCGCTTGTGGACGTCGAGTTGCTGCCCACGCACGGTGGTTCGATCCGGCTGTGGGCCCGGCCGGCCGAGGTGGCGGGCGAGCCGACGCGGCGGGTGGCCGACGTACTGGCCCGGGAGAAGGCCGCCGGGCTGCAGGAGCTGTCCGGGTACACCGAGTTCTCCGCCCGGGTGGCCAAGGTGCGCCGGGACCTCCTCAAGTTCCTCATCGAGGCGGCCGAGCGCGGCGAGACGGTCGTCGGCTACGGCGCCCCGGGCAAGGGCAACACCCTGCTCAACCACTGCGGTATCCGCCCCGACCTGCTCCCGTACACGGTCGACCGCAACCCCTACAAGCACGGCAGGTTCACCCCGGGCACCCGCATCCCGATCCTGCCGCCCGAGCAGATAGCCGCCGACAAACCGGACTACGTCCTCGTCCTGCCGTGGAACCTGCGGACCGAGTTGGCCGAGCAGCTGTCCTTCGTGCACGACTGGGGCGGTCGGCTTGTCTTTCCCATTCCGGAACTGAGCATTGTCGAGGTCAAGTCATGAAGGTCGTTCTGTTCTGCGGCGGTTACGGGATGCGCATGCGCAACGGGACCTCCGACGACGTCCCCAAGCCGATGGCGATGGTCGGCCCGCGACCGCTGATCTGGCACGTCATGCGCTACTACGCGCACTTCGGGCACACGGAGTTCATCCTCTGCCTCGGGTACGGGGCCCACCACATCAAGGACTTCTTCCTCAACTACGAGGAGACGGTGTCCAACGACTTCGTGCTGAGAGGCGGGCGGACCGAGCTGCTGTCCACCGACATCGCCTCCTGGACGATCACGTTCGCGCAGACCGGCATCGAGTCACCGATCGGGGAGCGGCTGCGCCGGGTGCGGCACCACCTGGACGGCGACGAGATGTTCCTCGCCAACTACGCCGACGTGCTCACCGACGCCCCACTGCCGGAGATGATCGAGAACTTCGCCCGGCGCGACGCCGGTGCGTCGATGACGGTGGTGCCGCCGCAGTCGTCGTTCCACTGCGTGGAGCTGGGCGAGGACGGCCTGGTGGGGGGCATCACCGCGGTGAGCGAACTGCCGCTGTGGGAGAACGGCGGCTACTTCGTGCTCCGCCAGGAGGTCTTCGACCACATACCGGAGAACGGGGACCTGGTCGCCGACGGATGCGCCCAACTCGCCAAGCGCGGCCGGTTGGTGGCACACCAGCACCGCGGCTTCTGGAAGCCGACCGACACCGTGAAGGAGCGGGCCGCGCTCGATGCCGCCTACGCCCGGGGCGACCGCCCCTGGGCCGTGTGGGAGCAGGACAGCGCCGGGGTGAAGGCGTGATCCGGCTCGGTGCCGGGCCGCTGGACCGGATCGTCGCGGTGGGCGCGCACTGCGACGACATCGCCATCGGGGCGGGCGGCACGCTGCTGACGCTGTGCCGCGCGCGGCCGGGGATCCGTGTCGACGCGCTGGTGCTCTCCGGCGGTGGCAGCGAGCGGGAGCAGGAGGAGCGGGCCGCGCTCGCCGCCTTCTGCCCGGGCGCCGACCTGCGGCTGACCGTGGACAAGCTGCCGGACGGCCGGCTTCCCGCGCACTGGGAGGAGGCCAAGTCCGCGGTCGAGGAGCTGCGCGAGCGGACCGACCCGGATCTGGTCCTCGCCCCGCGTACCGATGACGCGCACCAGGACCACCGCGGTCTCGCGCAGCTGATACCGACCGCGTTCCGCGACCACCTCGTCCTCGGCTACGAGATCGTCAAGTGGGACGGCGATCTCGGCCGGCCGGCCGCCTACCAGCCGCTGTCGCCGGAGCTCGCCCAACAGAAGGTGCGGCTGCTGCAGGAGCACTACCCCTCGCAGCGCCACCGGCCCTGGTACGACCGCGAGGCCTTCCTCGGCCTGGCCCGGATCCGCGGCATCGAATGCCATGAGCGCTACGCCGAGGCGTTCGCCGTCACCAAACTCGTTCTCAACCTGGGGGATTGAACCTTGCGCGTACTGCTCACCGGACACCAGGGCTACCTGGGCACCGTCATGGCCCCGGTCCTTGCCGCCGCCGGACACGAGGTCGTCGGCCTCGACGCCGGCCTGTTCGCCGACTGCGTCCTCGGCCCGACGCCGGCCGACCCGCAGGGGCACCGGGTGGACCTGCGTGACGTCACGGCGGAACACGTGGCCGGCGTGGACGCCGTGATCCACCTGGCCGCGCTCTCCAACGACCCGCTCGGTTCGCTGGCACCGGAACTCACCTACGACATCAACCACCACGCGTCCGTACGGCTCGCCCGGCTGGCCCGCGACGCCGGAGTGCGGCGCTTCCTGTACGCGTCGACCTGCTCGGTCTACGGCGCCGCCGGCGGTGACGACCTGGTGGGCGAGGACGCCCCGCTGCGCCCGGTGACGCCGTACGCGGA
This genomic window from Streptomyces sp. DG2A-72 contains:
- a CDS encoding glycosyltransferase; translated protein: MYVLVVHNRYASAQPSGENKVVDQEVELLRAAGHRVEVFERRSDDIAARSLLGKVAVPLLVPWNPGVRAELAARLRTDRPDVVHVHNVFPLLSPAVLAACADAGVPAVATLHNYTQICPPGTLQRDGLPCTECVGSTPLPAVRHGCYRSSRLATVPLAVSLSVNRRRWWSGVERFFCISAAQRDVLVRAGMPAERLVVKHNFVPDPDDRRSGEGEHLLFLGRLAEAKGVRLLMSAWDEIAASGGLGVPLVIAGTGPLEREVTAWAAGRDDVRYVGLLDPAECRKAVARSVAVVAPSTWLEAFGLVVVEAMAAGVPVVAAGHGAFVELVEDGVTGLLHRPGESASLASCIRRIAAEPALGREMGEAARRRYERGFSPAVGLKRLVEEYRTAIVGRTKSMGDSR
- a CDS encoding sugar phosphate nucleotidyltransferase, translating into MKVVLFCGGYGMRMRNGTSDDVPKPMAMVGPRPLIWHVMRYYAHFGHTEFILCLGYGAHHIKDFFLNYEETVSNDFVLRGGRTELLSTDIASWTITFAQTGIESPIGERLRRVRHHLDGDEMFLANYADVLTDAPLPEMIENFARRDAGASMTVVPPQSSFHCVELGEDGLVGGITAVSELPLWENGGYFVLRQEVFDHIPENGDLVADGCAQLAKRGRLVAHQHRGFWKPTDTVKERAALDAAYARGDRPWAVWEQDSAGVKA
- a CDS encoding PIG-L deacetylase family protein, whose amino-acid sequence is MIRLGAGPLDRIVAVGAHCDDIAIGAGGTLLTLCRARPGIRVDALVLSGGGSEREQEERAALAAFCPGADLRLTVDKLPDGRLPAHWEEAKSAVEELRERTDPDLVLAPRTDDAHQDHRGLAQLIPTAFRDHLVLGYEIVKWDGDLGRPAAYQPLSPELAQQKVRLLQEHYPSQRHRPWYDREAFLGLARIRGIECHERYAEAFAVTKLVLNLGD
- a CDS encoding class I SAM-dependent methyltransferase, encoding MTRCRLCGSEAMASVVDLGATPPCESFLAADQLDQPEPAYPLHLRVCTDCWLAQIPPLITPEETFKEYAYFSSYSTSWVEHARTFVADAVQRLALDSDGSDAFVVEVASNDGYLLRHVVDRGIRCLGIEPSVNVGASARDAGVPTLTEFLDPATGAAVREEHGPADLVVANNVYAHIPDVVGFTQGLRALVADDGWVSIEVQHLLTLIEENQYDTIYHEHFQYYTVASATRALASGGLALVDVELLPTHGGSIRLWARPAEVAGEPTRRVADVLAREKAAGLQELSGYTEFSARVAKVRRDLLKFLIEAAERGETVVGYGAPGKGNTLLNHCGIRPDLLPYTVDRNPYKHGRFTPGTRIPILPPEQIAADKPDYVLVLPWNLRTELAEQLSFVHDWGGRLVFPIPELSIVEVKS
- a CDS encoding O-antigen ligase, yielding MGTQYGAEPRPAGTPKAVGIVWGLLVLNTLGSAGAKTIVPLPRSLIQMVTMGALVAAFALALALNRRLRIRASAYVLLLTLLLVPSVISSVYLESGFGALFRCARLALFVGTLWLLSRWWDGGLTFVRHHIRMYFAVLGSVAAGLAISPGAALPDLYGGRLVGALWPLTPPQIGQYAAVIIGLTVLLVLGRRTDRAGAAVVIVPSLVLLALTHTRTATLGLFIGLALAIGSLILTSAAARRFFTWTVLCATVAAVGFSSALQAWFLRGQSQENFSNLTGRAKVWEALLAAPRTTAEKVFGMGLGDKSFGGLPIDNSWLAVYQEQGLIGVALVAAIIIVLGGVALLRPPSLERACAIFLISYCAIASYTEAGLGDASPYLLHLALAASLLAAPAVTAPVAMPEVPRRHIPRWARRSEVI